The following coding sequences are from one Halomicrobium zhouii window:
- a CDS encoding glycerophosphodiester phosphodiesterase, giving the protein MRCLAHRGFAGEFAENTVGAVASAAEIADWVEVDVRRCGSGELVVVHDERVDRVTDASGEVAELSQAELAQLNVLGSGEGIPTLAEVLEVLPPSVGINVDLKENGLATDAVDVLGAHDGGVLVSSFDAGVLAEVTVLADYPRALLVEADPEERLARAADLNCTAIHPHWDICDERFVSQAHDANLTVNAWTIRDSVGAVSARNAGVDGFITDHSEFCAE; this is encoded by the coding sequence ATGCGCTGTCTCGCCCACCGCGGGTTCGCGGGGGAGTTCGCCGAGAATACCGTGGGAGCGGTCGCGAGCGCCGCCGAAATCGCCGACTGGGTGGAGGTCGACGTCCGCCGCTGTGGCTCCGGCGAACTCGTCGTCGTCCACGACGAGAGAGTCGACCGGGTGACCGACGCCAGCGGCGAGGTCGCGGAGCTATCACAGGCCGAACTGGCCCAGCTGAACGTCCTCGGCAGCGGTGAAGGAATTCCGACACTCGCCGAGGTGCTGGAGGTGCTCCCGCCGTCTGTCGGGATCAACGTCGATCTCAAGGAGAACGGCCTCGCGACCGACGCCGTCGACGTCCTCGGTGCCCACGACGGCGGCGTGCTGGTCTCCTCGTTCGACGCCGGCGTGCTGGCGGAAGTGACCGTGCTCGCCGACTACCCGCGCGCGCTCCTCGTCGAAGCCGACCCGGAGGAACGACTCGCGCGAGCCGCCGATCTCAACTGCACCGCCATCCACCCCCACTGGGACATCTGCGACGAGCGGTTCGTCTCGCAGGCCCACGACGCCAACCTGACGGTCAACGCCTGGACCATCCGGGACAGCGTCGGCGCCGTCTCGGCACGGAACGCCGGCGTCGACGGGTTCATCACCGATCACAGCGAGTTCTGCGCGGAGTAG
- a CDS encoding SDR family oxidoreductase, whose protein sequence is MSVDFDFGDDVVLITGVGGALGSAVARAFDDAGATVCGADVVAPESEDFALDPDRVDFYQADFTEESEVKRVVDDVVADHGGLDALCNIAGTWRGGDPIHETDVDTFDFLFDVNLKTTFIASKHALPHLRESDGAILSVSARSSLEGGEGDGIYRATKAGVRLLTESIAEENLGTVRANAVMPSVIDTPMNREMMPDADHSEWVDPADIAEVIMFLCSDAATVTSGAAVPVYGEA, encoded by the coding sequence ATGAGTGTCGACTTCGATTTCGGCGACGACGTCGTACTGATCACGGGCGTCGGTGGGGCGCTGGGCAGTGCTGTCGCGCGGGCGTTCGACGACGCGGGCGCCACCGTCTGCGGCGCCGACGTCGTCGCTCCGGAGAGCGAGGACTTCGCACTCGACCCCGACCGGGTCGACTTCTACCAGGCCGACTTCACGGAGGAGTCGGAGGTCAAGCGCGTCGTCGACGACGTCGTCGCGGACCACGGCGGCCTGGACGCGCTGTGTAACATCGCCGGGACCTGGCGCGGCGGCGACCCGATTCACGAGACGGACGTCGACACGTTCGACTTCCTCTTCGACGTCAACCTCAAGACGACGTTCATCGCCTCGAAACACGCACTTCCCCACCTGCGGGAGAGCGACGGGGCGATCCTGTCGGTCTCGGCCCGGTCGTCGCTCGAAGGCGGCGAGGGGGACGGTATCTATCGCGCGACGAAGGCCGGCGTTCGCCTGCTCACCGAGAGCATCGCCGAGGAGAACCTGGGGACGGTGCGGGCCAACGCCGTCATGCCGAGCGTCATCGACACGCCGATGAACCGCGAGATGATGCCCGACGCCGACCACTCCGAGTGGGTCGACCCGGCCGACATCGCCGAGGTGATTATGTTCCTCTGTTCGGACGCCGCGACGGTGACGAGTGGGGCTGCGGTGCCGGTGTACGGGGAGGCATAA
- a CDS encoding CPBP family intramembrane glutamic endopeptidase: protein MVQLSSGEGTSRRITFEGGVTWLAFFLVVAALDVAAGTLIANVWSIGPAIPVVESNAITTGQSMLFVGFVWWVLRSEGVAFGEIGLSPRLLMPATVAVAGSYVAINALGIGLAFATENLASVGYHWTVPPGEAVVAFLFQLVAVAFVEELTYRGYLQTKVVGLLTDRTRKRIALGIGLTGVLFALAHVPRILTDGSPGSMTPLAYLVSLTLSGIIYGTLYEVTQNLYVPVLFHAAGNMPGTPGILFFDTGGWPAWATTVNSLAFLVVLVTMVVVYRRWGSGTETLPVWTGREDATATVAR, encoded by the coding sequence ATGGTTCAACTATCGAGCGGTGAGGGGACGTCCCGGCGAATCACCTTCGAGGGCGGGGTGACGTGGCTCGCGTTCTTCCTCGTCGTTGCTGCTCTAGACGTGGCAGCAGGTACCCTGATCGCGAACGTCTGGTCCATCGGTCCCGCAATTCCAGTCGTCGAGTCCAACGCCATCACGACCGGGCAGTCCATGCTGTTCGTCGGATTCGTCTGGTGGGTGCTTCGATCCGAAGGGGTAGCATTCGGCGAGATCGGTCTCTCACCACGGCTCCTGATGCCAGCGACCGTCGCCGTCGCCGGATCCTACGTCGCTATCAACGCCCTCGGTATCGGACTCGCATTCGCGACGGAGAACCTCGCGTCGGTCGGGTACCACTGGACAGTCCCACCGGGAGAGGCGGTCGTGGCGTTCCTGTTCCAGCTCGTCGCCGTCGCGTTCGTCGAGGAACTCACCTACCGCGGCTATCTCCAGACCAAGGTCGTCGGCCTCCTCACGGACAGGACACGGAAGCGAATCGCGCTCGGAATCGGTCTTACGGGAGTTCTCTTCGCGCTGGCGCACGTACCGCGAATACTCACGGACGGGTCACCGGGGAGCATGACGCCGCTGGCCTACCTCGTCTCGCTCACCCTGAGCGGGATTATCTACGGGACCCTTTACGAGGTGACCCAGAACCTCTACGTTCCGGTCCTCTTCCACGCCGCGGGGAACATGCCGGGAACGCCGGGAATTCTCTTCTTCGACACCGGTGGGTGGCCGGCGTGGGCGACGACTGTCAATTCGCTCGCGTTTCTGGTCGTCCTGGTCACGATGGTCGTCGTCTACAGAAGATGGGGCTCCGGCACCGAGACCTTGCCAGTGTGGACGGGGCGAGAAGACGCCACGGCCACCGTCGCGAGATAG
- a CDS encoding SHOCT domain-containing protein, with product MRRIVERYGPSSPRGRAVASAVFGSIGFTALFVVLAHLFAVQFQFTESASFLLALTVGLAFTTLAYWEADAVVGRAEAAPEHPRESAREIGYGQASADGDADPVADLQHRYARGELSTEEFEERVERLVETDTRVEESDVRDLELDRA from the coding sequence ATGCGACGTATCGTCGAGCGATACGGTCCGAGCTCACCGCGCGGCCGCGCCGTCGCGTCGGCCGTCTTCGGGTCCATCGGCTTCACCGCACTGTTCGTGGTCCTCGCGCACCTGTTCGCCGTCCAGTTCCAGTTCACGGAGTCAGCGTCGTTCCTCCTGGCGCTGACCGTCGGCCTCGCCTTCACGACGCTCGCCTACTGGGAAGCGGATGCGGTCGTCGGTCGGGCTGAAGCGGCACCCGAGCACCCGCGGGAATCGGCCCGCGAGATCGGGTACGGGCAGGCGTCCGCCGACGGCGATGCGGATCCTGTCGCCGACCTCCAGCACCGATACGCCCGGGGAGAACTGTCCACGGAGGAGTTCGAGGAGCGCGTGGAACGACTGGTCGAGACCGACACCCGGGTCGAGGAGAGCGACGTCCGTGATCTAGAACTGGACCGGGCCTGA
- a CDS encoding uracil-DNA glycosylase family protein, with product MKNVAESLSNPFGFDPGCDPFVPGYGDANAHFHVVGDHPGVHGGVDSGIPFTESESGERLQRALVDAGLLDAAGTPPEVDKTYLSYLHMCGADGTPSQASYDDLEPLFDSEFRAITAHVILPVGERATRHVFSVATARSSDDVDMDDLHATEVMGSGWLVYPIKEPMMWTDEDETALVDALVALQETDYRREADLGRFGPTGESYLVR from the coding sequence GTGAAGAACGTCGCGGAGTCCCTCTCGAACCCCTTCGGCTTCGACCCCGGCTGTGACCCGTTCGTCCCCGGATACGGCGACGCCAACGCCCACTTCCACGTCGTCGGCGACCACCCGGGCGTCCACGGCGGCGTCGACTCCGGCATCCCGTTCACCGAATCGGAGAGCGGGGAGCGACTCCAGCGAGCGCTCGTCGACGCCGGCCTCCTCGACGCCGCGGGGACGCCCCCCGAGGTCGACAAGACCTACCTCTCCTACCTCCACATGTGCGGAGCCGACGGAACGCCCTCGCAGGCCTCCTACGACGACCTCGAACCACTGTTCGACTCGGAGTTCCGCGCCATCACCGCCCACGTCATCCTCCCCGTCGGCGAGCGGGCGACGCGTCACGTCTTTTCCGTCGCGACGGCCAGGTCATCGGACGACGTCGACATGGACGACCTGCACGCCACGGAGGTGATGGGCTCGGGGTGGCTCGTGTACCCGATCAAGGAACCGATGATGTGGACCGACGAGGACGAGACGGCACTGGTCGACGCGCTGGTGGCCCTCCAGGAGACGGACTACCGGCGCGAGGCCGACCTCGGCCGGTTCGGGCCCACTGGCGAGTCGTACCTCGTCAGGTAG
- a CDS encoding acyl-CoA carboxylase subunit beta: MTHEDRVDDLRERKAAAERGGGEERIEAQHEKGKLTARERIDYFLDDDSFVEFDQLREHRSTNFDMAEKKVPGDGVVTGYGEVDGRKVFVFAHDFTVFGGSLGEVFAQKVCKVMDKAIETGSPIIGLNDSAGARIQEGIDSLAGYADIFHRNQQASGVVPQISAIMGPCAGGAVYSPAITDFVYMVDETSHMFITGPDVIETVTGEEVGFDELGGAQTHASESGVAHFTADDEKAAMDDIRYLLSYLPQNNVQDPPRVEPWDDPDRADEELIDVVPDEPQKPYDVVRVVEGVMDEGSFFEVADSFARNIVTGFARLDGHSVGVVGNQPRVNAGTLDIDSSMKGARFVRFCDAFNIPIVTFVDVPGFMPGKDQETGGIIKHGAKLLYAYSEATVPLLTVITRKAYGGAYDVMASKHVGADVNYAWPSAEIAVMGPQGAVNVLYDDELDAAENVEQRRAELIEEYRDAFANPYTAAERGFVDDVLEPRETRSRLIGDLETLRGKRTDRPDRKHGNIPL, encoded by the coding sequence GTGACTCACGAAGACCGCGTCGACGACCTCCGCGAACGCAAGGCGGCAGCGGAGCGGGGTGGCGGCGAGGAACGCATCGAGGCCCAGCACGAGAAGGGCAAACTGACCGCGCGCGAACGCATCGACTACTTTCTCGACGACGACAGCTTCGTCGAGTTCGACCAGTTGCGGGAACACCGGAGCACCAACTTCGACATGGCGGAGAAGAAGGTTCCCGGGGACGGCGTCGTCACGGGTTACGGCGAAGTAGACGGTCGGAAGGTGTTCGTGTTCGCCCACGACTTCACCGTCTTCGGCGGGTCGCTGGGCGAGGTGTTCGCCCAGAAGGTGTGCAAGGTGATGGACAAGGCAATCGAGACCGGTTCGCCCATCATCGGCCTCAACGACTCGGCCGGTGCTCGCATCCAGGAGGGGATCGACTCGCTGGCGGGGTACGCCGACATCTTCCACCGGAACCAGCAGGCCAGCGGCGTCGTCCCCCAGATTTCGGCTATCATGGGGCCCTGCGCCGGCGGCGCGGTGTACTCCCCGGCCATCACCGACTTCGTCTACATGGTCGACGAGACGAGCCACATGTTCATCACCGGGCCGGACGTCATCGAGACGGTCACCGGCGAGGAAGTCGGTTTCGACGAACTCGGCGGCGCCCAGACCCACGCGAGCGAGTCGGGCGTCGCCCACTTCACCGCCGACGACGAGAAGGCGGCGATGGACGACATCCGCTATCTGCTCTCCTATCTCCCGCAGAACAACGTCCAGGACCCCCCGCGCGTCGAGCCCTGGGACGACCCCGACCGGGCCGACGAGGAACTGATCGACGTCGTCCCCGACGAACCGCAGAAACCCTACGACGTCGTCCGGGTCGTCGAGGGGGTGATGGACGAGGGTTCCTTCTTCGAGGTGGCCGACTCCTTCGCCCGGAACATCGTCACCGGCTTCGCCCGACTGGACGGTCACAGCGTCGGCGTCGTCGGCAACCAGCCCCGGGTCAACGCCGGGACGCTCGACATCGACTCGTCGATGAAGGGGGCCCGGTTCGTCCGGTTCTGCGACGCGTTCAACATCCCCATCGTCACCTTCGTCGACGTGCCCGGGTTCATGCCCGGCAAGGACCAGGAGACGGGCGGCATCATCAAACACGGGGCGAAACTGCTGTACGCCTACTCCGAGGCGACGGTGCCGCTGTTGACGGTCATCACCAGGAAGGCCTACGGCGGGGCCTACGACGTCATGGCCTCCAAACACGTCGGCGCGGACGTCAACTACGCCTGGCCGTCGGCCGAAATCGCGGTGATGGGACCTCAGGGTGCGGTCAACGTCCTCTACGACGACGAGCTCGACGCGGCGGAGAACGTCGAACAGCGCCGCGCGGAGCTCATCGAGGAGTACCGCGACGCCTTCGCCAACCCCTATACGGCGGCCGAGCGCGGGTTCGTCGACGACGTGCTCGAACCGCGGGAGACCCGCTCGCGTCTGATCGGCGACCTGGAGACGCTCCGGGGCAAACGAACGGACCGTCCGGACCGGAAACACGGAAACATCCCGCTCTAA
- a CDS encoding acc operon protein yields MATDSAGAVEPALVDVVTRAVPSASPDEAAAIAVAIGAHVRDSERAAAAAATSSANEEPDWEGREWTFAGRIEATQQRTIRIRDDAPGDEWTAAGRTDRM; encoded by the coding sequence ATGGCGACAGACAGTGCAGGCGCCGTCGAACCGGCGCTCGTCGACGTAGTCACGCGGGCAGTGCCGTCGGCGAGTCCCGACGAGGCGGCCGCCATCGCCGTCGCGATCGGTGCCCACGTGCGAGACAGCGAGCGAGCGGCCGCGGCGGCCGCCACCTCGTCGGCCAACGAGGAGCCGGACTGGGAGGGTCGCGAGTGGACCTTCGCCGGCCGCATCGAGGCGACCCAGCAGCGAACGATCCGGATTCGAGACGACGCACCGGGCGACGAATGGACGGCAGCAGGGCGGACGGACCGAATGTAG